The Streptomyces sp. V4I8 genome includes the window AACGGTTCGAAGGACTCGGCCGGGCTTCCTTCGCCGCGGTCCTGCCAGACCGGCTGGTTGCGGGGCGCGGGCGTAGGCGGACGCCGGTGTGTGAAGCTCAGCTGCGCACAACGACTCGACGCCCTTCTCGGCCATGCGCAGACCGTCCATCGCCGGCCCGGCCGTCACGTACCACTCGTCGCCGACCTCTTACCGGCGCGGCTGCGCGTGCGCCACGCCCTCGGCCTCCCGTGCGTATCGGACCAACTCCAGCAGCGTCCGGATCTGCTCGGCACGACGCTCTTCCGCCGGCGTCGCGGCCCGTCTTCGTCCCTCAGCGACCTGGAGCGGTACGGATCGGTCGGGCTGCGGTCCCTACGGGGTCGGCCGACAATGGGCAGTGGATGGCATGCCCGGCCCGCCCAACGACGCCGCGGCGGCGTCGGCCTGAGAGGAACGTGCTCATGCGCGCTGAGTCTTCGCCGGCCGCGCGGACGTACGACACGATCCTCCGCTTCGGCGGCGCGGTGATCCTGGCGGCGTCCGTCGTCGTCATCGCCGTACGCCATCGGCTCGTGGCGCTCGGCAGGGTCCCGCAGCTCGGCTCGCGGGCACCTCGTGACAGGCGGCTGCCATGACCGGCGGGCGGGGCTGACACGGAGCCCGCATCGGTCCGGCCATGCCGGGCCGCCCCCGATGGCCCGCCGACCGGCCCCCTGCGCGACGACGGCCCCCTGCACGACGACGGCCCCCTGCACGACGACGGCCCCCTGCACGACGGCCCCCGAGACCACGGACTCCGCGCCCGGCCCCGGCGGGCAGGAAAACCAGGTCGCGCCATGACCGGCCACAACCTCCGCCCCGAACTGCGACCGCCCTCCCTGCGCGAGTGGGTGTGGTGGCTGCCGTTGGCCGCGTCCTCGTCGACGTGCTCGCCGAAGTGATCGTCAGGGGCCGTGAACCGGTGAGCTTCATGCTCATCGCGGTACCGCCGTTGGCCGCCGCGACGCGCGGCCCGCGGGGCACCGCGATGTCGGCCGTGGTGTGCCTGGGACTGCAGATGTGGATGGCCGCCCGGCGCCCCGGCCACTTCGACGAGCAGCACCACATCGCCGTCTACATCGCCACGACCCTCATCGGCATCGCCGGCGTCGCGCTGGCCCGGCAGCGGGAGACGAGGCGGCGACATCTGATCCGGGCCAGCTCGGTCGCGGAGGCCATGCAGCGGACCCTGCTGCGTCCCGTACCGCGCAGACTCGGGCCGGTGCGCGCCGCCGGGTTCTACGAGGCGGGGAGGGCGGCACGCTCGTCGGCGGGGATCTGTACGACGTGTGCGAGACGCCCTTCGGGGTGCGGGCGATCATCGGCGACGTCCGCGGCAAAGGGCTGGACGCGGTCCAGACGGTCGCGGCGGTGCTGGGCAGCTTCCGGGTCTCGGCCCATGAGTGGCGGAGCCTGAGCAGTCTCGCCGAGCGGCTGGAGCTCAGTATCGCCCGCAACAGCCCGGTCGGCGACGACAGTGATCCCGAGCTGTTCGTGACCGCGCTGGTGCTGGAGTTCCCGCCGGACGGCGGCGAGGTACGGATCGTCGACCGCGGCCACCCCTCGCCCCGGGTGGTCGGCCCGCAGGGCGCCCGTCGGCTGGTCACGGCGCCCGGACTGCCACTGGGGCTGGGCGGACTGGCGCCGGGCGGAGGTGTCGACACGACGGTGCACCCGCTCCGCCCTTCGGAGGTGCTCGTCCTGCACACGGACGGCGTGAGCGAGGCGCGCAACGCGGACGGCGTCTTCTACCCGGTCCAGGAACGGCTCGGCGAACGGTTCTCCGGCGAGCGCGTACTCCGCCCGGAGACGGTCGTGTCGTTCGTCCGGACCGACGCGGAACGCTGGTCGGCGCGGTCGGACGACGACGACCGGGCCGTTCTCGCCCTCTCCTTGCCCAAGAACCCTTACCGGCAATGAAATTGACTGTTCATCATTTTTGGAAATCAAATACAACTTTGCGAGTTCTTGGTGTAGCTCGGTCGTCGATTACGTGAGCCTCGTGGGCATCACACGGTGACCGCGGCCCCCGCCGTAACAGGGGGCCGCGTGTTCACCGACCCCCCACGTACGGTGAGAGGCAACAAAGATGACGATGAGCCGCACACTGCGGTACGGCGGCCGCACGCTGGCGCTGACGGCGTCCGCGCTCGGGACGATCGCGGTGGCTGCCGTGCCCGCTGTGGCCGATGACCAGCCCACCGCGGAGCAGATCGTGGCCGACTGCGCTTCCGGAGAAGGGAAGTGCAGCTTCAACTCCCCGGAAATCGGCCAGGCTTACCTCGGCAAGCCCCGCCAGGTCTCCGAACTGCTCTACAACTGCACGGCCTCGCCCGCCTCCCAGACGATGTCGTGGGCGGACACCGTGGGCTCCTCCCACTCGGTGGGAGGCTCGGTCACCGTCGGTGGAGGCATCGAAGGCATCGTCACCGCCAGCGTGACCGCGACGTACAACTACACCTGGCAGAGCTCGCACACGGAGACCAGCACCTTCACCGTGACCGTGCGGCCCGGGGAAGTGGGCTGGATCTCCCGCGCCCAGGTGATGCAGCAGATATCCGGCACCTGGCAGACCCACTACGAGGACCCCAAGTGGGGCCACTACTACTGGTTCGTACCCGACGTGATCACCGGCCCCGCCCCGAACGGCACGGACGGCAAGCACAACGCGGTCGTGGTCAAGTCCCGCAAGATGACGGCCGACGAGAAGAAGCTCTGCTCCACCGGGTCCACCCGGAACGAGGTCTTCACCCGGTAGCGGTCGAGCGGGAACGCAGTTCAACGGGACGCTGACGTCGACGCTTTGGGCACCCGCCTGATCCAGCTCCTGCGCGCCCCACATTCGTTGCGTGCGCCTCATTCGAGTGCTTGCCTATAGAGCGCGTGTGCAACTGATCTCCCCGGGTACCCGGCGATCGCATGTGCAGGACGCGAAGGGCACAGAAAGGAGCTGCCGGACATGCAGATCGATCTGAAGGGCCGCACCGCTCTGGTCACCGGTTCCACCCAGGGCATCGGCGCGGCGATCGCCGCCGGTCTGGCGCGCGCCGGTGCCCGCGTCGGCGTCAACGGCCGCAACCCGGAGCGGGTGGAGCGGAGCGTCGCCGAGCTGGCACAGGAGGTGCCCGGAGCGTCGTGGGTGCCGGTGCCGGCGGACGTGACCACGCAGGAGGGCGCCGACCAGGTGGCCGAGATGCTGCCGGAGGTGGACGTCCTCATCAACAACCTCGGCGTCTTCGGCGCCGCCGACCCCTTGGCGATCAGCGACGAGGAGTGGCGGCGCTACTTCGAGGTGAACGTGCTGTCCGCCGTACGCCTGACGCGGCTCTTCCTGCCGGGCATGACCGAACGAGGCTGGGGGCGTGTGCAGTACATCGCCAGCGACTCGGCGATCGTCACCCCGGCCGAGATGATCCACTACGGCATGTCCAAGACAGCGCTGCTCGCGGTCAGCCGAGGATTCGCCAAGCAGGCGGCCGGCACGGGCGTGACGGTGAACTCCGTCATCGCCGGCCCCACCCACACGGGCGGCGTGGAGGACTTCGTCTACGAACTGGTGGACCGCGAGGTGCCCTGGGACGAGGCCCAGCGCACCTTCATGCGGGAGCACCGCCCGCAGAGCCTGCTGCAGCGCCTGATCGAACCGGAGGAGATCGCCAACATGGTGGTCTACCTCAGCTCCGACCAGGCCTCGGCCACCACCGGCGGCGCACTGCGGGTGGACGGCGGGTACGTCGACTCCATCCTGCCCTGACATCCCCATCCTGCCCTGACGTCGCAGCCCGCCCCGGACTGTCTCATGGTTTGTTTTGCCGTGGTCGCGGCACTCGGAGAGCCACGTACATGCCGCTCGCGCGGCGAACCATTGCTGTGTGAAGGTGCGTCGGACAGACGCATCGGGAGCCGGCCCGGCAGCCGGGCGGAACAAAAGGGCGGTCGATGACGACGATCGGCGTGGAAGAGGAGTACCTCCTGCTCGACCCGGCCACCGGCCTGCCGGTGCCACAGGGGGACGAGGTGCGGGTGGCGGCGGGGCTGGGGCGCCTCGCGGCCGACCAGGAAGTGCAGCACGAACTGCTCCAGTCCCAGGTCGAGGTGGCCACCCCGGTGTGCGAGACGCTGGAGGAGGCCGGGGGACATCTGCTGCGTCTGCGGCAGGCCGTCGCCGTGGCCGCCGAGGACCACGGCTGCCGTGTCGCGGCGTGCGGGGCATGGCCGCTGCGCCGCGGTCGTCGCGTGGCCGTCACCGACGAGGCGCGTTACCGGGCCATGGTCGTTCAGGCGCCCCAACTGGTGGCGGAGCAGCTGGTCAACGGCATGCACGTACACGTCGGCGTGCCCGGCCGGGAGGAGGGCGTACAGGTCCTCAACCGGATCCGGGCCTGGCTGCCGACGCTGACCGCCGTGTCCGCGAACTCCCCGCTGTGGGACGGCCAGGACACCGGCTTCGCGAGCTGGCGGACGGTGATCTTCGGCCGCTGGCCGGTCAGCGGCATGCCCCCGTTCTTCGAGGACGCCGCGGACTACGACCGGCGGGTGCAGCGGCTGCTGGACGCCGGTCTGATCGCCGACACCGGGCAGGTGTACTGGCAGGCCCGCCTGTCGCCCCGCTACCCCACCGTCGAGATCCGGTGCTCGGACGTCCAGCTCAGCGCGGACGAGGCGGTCATGCTCGCCGGGATCATCCGGGCCCTCGTCAAGACCGCTCTGGCGGACACGGCGGCCGGGGCCCCCGTACCCGACCAGGACCCGGAACTGCTGCGGGCCACCATGTGGCACGCCGCCCGCCACGGACTCTGCGACACCCTGGTCGACCCGGGCGGCACATCTCGGTCTGCCCGCGCGGTGCTGCACCAGCTCCTCCAACATGTCGCTCCCGCACTCGACGCGTCCGACGACACCCGGCAGGTGACGGCTCTGACGGACCGGCTCCTGCGGAACGGGACCGGAGCGGAGCGCCAACGCGCCGCCCTCGCCGACGGGGGCCTCCAGGCGGTCACCGACCTGATCAGCGTCCGGAGCACCGTGCCATGACCTGACGTCCCTCACGGTTACCGGCCTTCGGGGAATCGGGGGTCGGCTCGGCGGTCCGGGGGCCGCAGGGTGGTAGGGGGATGAGGTGTCCACGTCCCCTGATCCGCCCGCCTCGCCGGACGGACGCTCCAGCGGCGGCGAGTCGCGGGTGCCGGACGCGCTGCGGACAGCGGCCGCGTACGCATGGCGGATCATCGCCGTCGGCGTCGTCGTCCGGGTGGCCTTCTCCGTGCTCGGCCAGTTCCACCGGATCGCCGTCGCCGTCTTCCTCGGCCTGGTCATCACGGCCGTGTTCCGGCCCGTGGCCGGCCTCCTGGCGCGCTTCATGCCCCGCCCACTCGCGGTCGCCGCCGCCCTCATAGGCGGCATCGTCCTGGTCCTCGGGGGCCTGGTCCTGGTGGGGGAGATCGTGGCGGATCAGCGAAGGGGGCTGGAGAAGGAGTTCGTGGAGGGCGTCGACCGGACCGAACGTCAGCTGGAGGAGGCTCCCTTCCGCCTTCCGCCGGATGCGTTCGATGATCTGCAGTCCCGTGTCGGCAGGCTCCTGTCGAGCCACCGCTCCACCCTCATCAGTACGGCGCTCAGCGGCGCGAGCCGGCTGGTCGAGGTGCTGACCGTGCTCGCCCTGGCCCTGTTCTGGGTGTTCGTCACGCACTCGGGCGACCGCCAGTGGCAGTGGCTGTGCGACCAGCTCCCCGTGGCGGCGCGGCAGCGTTTCACGGTCGGCGGCACGGCTGCCTGGCGGACCTTCACGGGTTACACGCACGGCATCCTGCTGGTGGCGGGCCTCAACGCGGTCCTCGTCGGTATCGCGCTCTTCGTTCTGGGGGTGCCGCTGGCTGTGCCGTTGGCTCTGCTGGAGTTCGTGGCCGCGTTCATCCCGCTGATCGGATCGCCGATCGCTCTGGCCGTCGCCGCGGTCGTCGCGCTGGCGTCGAAGGGACCGCTGATCGCCCTGCTGGTCGTGGCCCTCATCGTGGTCATCGGACAGATCGAGGGTCACCTCCTGCACCCCATCGTGATGAGCTGGGCCGTCCGGTTGCACCCCGTGGTGGTCGCGCTGGCCGTCGTCGGAGGTGCCGTCGCGGCGGGGGTCATCGGTGCCGTGGTGGCCGTACCGCTGGTGGCCGTGGGGTGGTCGGTGTACCAGGCGCTCCGGCGGCCTACGGCAGGACCGGAGTAGTCGGGACGCGGGCGGACGGGGGCAGGTCATGGGTGTGGTGTCGGCTGCGCCTACCGTGCTCGTGGTTCCTGACGGGCCTCCGGTTCGGCGTACGCGAAGTCGTACGGCGCCCAGTCGGCGACCCGGCGGTACCCGAGGCGCTGGTAGAGGGCGTTACTGGTGGGGTTGGCCGCGTTGGTGAACAGCACGACCTCCGTGGCGCCGGCGGCGAGCGCGGCCCTGCTCACCTCGGCGGACACGGCGGCCGCGTAGCCGCGACCGCGGAGGTGGGCCGGGGTGTACACGGGGTCCACCCGGACCATGCCGGCGACCACAGGGTTCGCGCCCGCCAGGGAGACGGGGGTGCCGTCCGGGGTCTCCCAGAACGTGTAGTGCTTCTCGGCGAAGCGGGTGCCGGCCCAGGAGTCGGCGTCGATGGTGACGATCTCCCCGAGGTCCGCGGCGAGTTCACGGCACCAGCGCATGAGGTGCTCGTGGTCCTGCTCGCCCACGATCCGGCCGCGTCCCTCCGGGTGCGGCTCCGGCGGAGTGAGCGTGCCCAGGCGGTACAGGTGCATCCGGACGCGGAGCGTCGGTGTCGCGCCGGTGTGCCGTTGCCAGGCCTCGGCGAACGCGGTGGCGGTGTCGTGGTCCGCGGTGACGCCGGCGAGCTCGTGGCCGAGGCCGGCCAGACGGGCGGCGAGGGCGTCGGCCCGCTCGGGGGAGAGCGGGGTGAGGGTCAGCCGGCGCGTCGGCGGGCGGAAGAAGATCGCCTGGGTCCCGCCCTCGGACTCCAACCGGCCGAAGAGGACGGTGCCGGGGGCGTACGTGCCAGGGCGGGTCCGCCAGTTCTCCAGCACGGTGAGCGGCGTGTTGTGCATGACGGGGCGCGAGCGGAGGAAGTCTCCGGCCCGGGCGAGAACGTCGTCCATGTCTTCGGTGAAATGCCAAGCATCCGGGCGCATGCCTCATGGTCCCGCATGCCCTCGACCCCAGGCAGCCGATACCCGAGGATGAGCCGTCGTCATGTCTCATACGCGTCTGTCAACTCTGCGTGAATCCACGGGAGTTGTCGCGGGCTCAGCGGCTTGTGCGGGGCTCGTGCGAGTCCGACCCCGGCGGCATCTCCAGGCCTCGGCTTCCGAGGCTCCAGGGTGAGGAGCCGTGAACGGGGTACCCGTGTGTGTTGTCCGGATGGCTGTTCTGGATGAACGATTCTGGATGACTGGTTCCGGAGGACCTGGTTGTGGAACCCACCGACTGGCTCCTGACCCCGGGCGAACGCGGCAACAGCGCCACACGTCTGGACAGCCGCCGGTCGGATCGGGCGGCCTGGTCGCGCGGGAACCTGGTGCGGCCCCTCGTCCATGGCGCGACGTACTTCTCGGAACTCCTCGGCGCGATCCGAGCGCAGCGAGCGGGAGACCTGCTCCTGTTCACCGACTGGCGGGGCGACCCCGACGAGCGCCTCGACGGCCCCGGCACCGAGATCGGCACCGTCCTGGGCGAGGCAGCCGCACGCCGAGTGATCGTCAAGGGGCTGCTCTGGCGCTCCCACCTGGACCGCTTCCAGTTCAGTGAGGCCGAGAACCGCCACCTCGGCGAGGCGGTCGAAGCGGGAGGCGGGGAATGCCTCCTCGACATGCGGGTACGCCCCGGCGGCTCGCACCACCAGAAACTCGTCGTCCTGCGGCACCCGGGCCGCCCCGAGCTCGACATCGCGTTCGTCGGCGGCATCGACCTGTGCCACAACCGCAATGACGACGCGACGCACCGCGGCGATCCGCAGTCGATGCCCCTCGCCGCCGCGTACGGACCGCACCCACCGTGGCACGACATCCAGCTCGCGATACGCGGGCCGGCCGTCGGCGACATCGAGACCGGCTTCCGCGAGCGCTGGAATGACCCCGCGCCCCTCACCCGCAGCCCCCTCGTCCGCCTACGGGAACTCGCTCACGGCGAGGACACCCACGCCGATACGTTGCCGCCCCAGGCACCCGACCCCGCCCCCTGCGGCACCCACACCCTCCAGCTACTGCGCACCTACCCCAACCGGCTGCTGCGCGGCTACGACTTCGCCCCCGACGGCGAGCGCAGCATCGCGCGCGGCTACCGCAAGGCGCTGCGGCGGGCCCGGGCGCTGATCTACCTGGAGGACCAGTACCTGTGGTCCCCACACGTGGTCGAATCCTTCGCCGAGGCGCTGACCGCCAACCCCGGCCTGCTCCTGATCGCGGTCATCCCCTCCGTCCCCGAACAGGACGGCCGGCTCACCCTGCCGATGAACCTGATCGGCCGGATCACAGCCCTGGACCGGCTGCGCCGTGCCGCTGGTGGGCGCGTCGCGGTGTACGGGCTGGAGAACCATGCGGGGACACCGGTGTACGTACACGCCAAGGTGTGCGTGATCGACGACGTGTGGGCCTCGGTCGGATCGGACAACATCAACCTCCGCTCCTGGACCCACGACTCCGAACTCACCTGCGCCGTCCTGGACGAGACCACAGACCCACGCGAGCCGCTCGACCCCGGAGGCCTTGGGGACGGCGCACGCGGCTTCGCCAGGAACCTGCGACTGGAACTCGCGCACGAGCACCTGGACCTGCAAGCACCCCGCACCCCACACGCGCCGGACCCGCTCTGCGACCCCCGGACCGCCTTCGACGCCTTCGCGGCGAGCGCCGCCGCACTGGACGCCTGGTACGACGACGGCCGCCGCGGCCCCAGACCATCCGGGCGCCTGCGCGCCTATCGCCCACCGAGCCTTTCGCGTACGGCCAGGAACTTCTACACGCCTCTCCACCGCCTGCTCGCCGACCCGGACGGCCGGCCCTTCATGCTGCGGCGCCGTAACGAGTACTGACGAGCTACCGCCTGCTGCCCGCTCAGTCCGGGCGCGCGGCCCAGGGGCGCGCGCAGCGGCCGTCTACTCCGGCGCTGTCGCGATCTGGATCAGGTTGCCGCAGGTGTCGTCGAAGACGGCGGTGGTCACGGGGCCCATCTCCAGGGGTTCCTGGGTGAAGCGGACGCCGAGGCCGTGCAGACGCTCGTACTCCGCTTTCACATCGTCGACGGCGAACTGGGCAAGCGGGATGCCGTCCTGAACGAGCGTGTCGCGGTAGGTTCTGGCGGCCGGGTGGCCGACAGGCTCCAGGAGGAGTTCGGTGCCGCCGGGTTCCTCGGGGGAGACCACGGTCAGCCACCGGTCCTTTTCCCCCACGGGGACGTCATGCTTCTTCACGAAGCCGAGGATCTCGGTGTAGAAGTGCAGGGCCCTGGCCTGGTCGTCGACGAAGACGCTGGTCAGTTGGATCCTCATGGGGTGCTCTCCTCCGGTGCGGGTGTGTCGGGCACGGGCCATCGCTCGGTGATCTGCCGCAGCGGGGCGGTGTTCAGATCGTGGAACTTGTAGCGGCCCTCACGCCGCACCTCGACGAGCCCGGCGGCCTCCAGCACCGCGAGGTGCTGGGAGACCCCCTGGCGCGAGATGCCGAGCTGATGCCTCATGCTCAGCCGCGAGCAGATCTCGAACAGCGTCTGTCCGGATCTCTCTGTCAGCTCGTCGAGGATGGTGCGGCGGGTGGGGTCGGCCAAGGCTTTGAAAAGGTCGTCGGCCACGACACCAGCATAGGCAAGTAAATACTTGCCTATCAGGCCGGGCAGCTGCGCCGCGCCGGCCATGCCTGCATACGGCACCGCGGCCCGCCGCCGCTCAGAAGTCGGTGGGCAGTCCGCTTGCCTCGGCGATGCCCCGGAGCTCTTCGGTCTGTTTGTGCTGTTCCCGGATGTAGTCGGCGATTTCACGGAGGCGGGCGGGGTCGGAGGCGGTGGTGGCGTCCGTGACGATCCTGACGGGGCCGGTCTCGTCGACGTCGATCTCGACCACTTCGTTGTCCAGACGGCCGGTGACGGCGGTGGCGATGACGAGGGCGGCCTCGTCGCGGACCTCTGGGGGCAGCCCGTCCACGGCCCCGGGGTCGAGCGCTAGGTCGGAGCTGGCGAGGCGTTGCTCGTCGATCGCCTGCAGGACCGGTTGCACCGCGCGCAGCAGGAGGCGGTAGTCCTCCGTGTCCATCCGGATGCGCAGGAGTTCCAGGTACACGTCCACGGCCCGGTCGTCGCCTTGCGGAATCTCCGATTCGCTCATCCGTCCCGTGTTCCCCACAGCGCGCGGCTCAGACAACGAAGCGGTCAAGATCTGTCATGCCCTGGCATGCGGGTGCCTGCCCGCACCCGCGCCCGTGACCGTCGGCGCAAGGCGCCTGTGCTTGCGTGAGCCCTGTACGCGCCCCCTGGCGGAGAGATTGTCTTACCGCGGGATGGGTGGCCGAAACACGCCTCCTATCGCCTCTATCCGTCTCTTGAGGAAGGCAGGGTGGTGACCGTGCTGTTGCGTCTGCCCACGTCTGTGTCCGAAGCGCAGGAGTGTCTGGCCGAGGGGGCTGTGCCGATCGGTGGGGCGACGCTCCTTTGGGCCACTTGGCAGCGGGACGGTTTCCCCGAAGTGGCCATGTCGCTGCGCGAGGTGCCCGAGGCCAATGTCCTGGAGCGCACCACCGTGGGCGGCGCCGTGGTGCTGCATCGAATAGACGACCGAGTGCCGGACGCGTTGCGCCTGGCCGCCGCCCAGGTGGGCACCGGGGCGGTACGGCGGAGCGCGACCGTCGGCGGCAACCTCGTCGGCAGCACGCTTCGCTGCCTGCTTCCCGCGGCCATCGTCCTGGACGCCAGGGCGACGGTGCTGGAAGCCGACGGCATCCGCGAGACGGACCTGTCCGAGGTGGTGGCCAAGCGGCCCGTCCTGCTCGGCCTCCGCTGGCGTGAGCCGGTCGCCAGCGCGTTCTTCAAGCTGGCCGCGGAGGCGGGCGGCCCGCCGCCCCTCGTGGTCGCCGCCGCGGTCCATACCGGCGATGGCGGAAACCGCCGCCTTCGAGTCGCCGTCCGCGACGGCTACGACGTGCTGAGCGGAAGCGCCACCTGCACCCCCGACACGGCGCAGACCCTGCACGCGCTACGAGGCACGGAACTCATCGACCTCTCGTCCGCCGCCTGGGACGTCGTCCGCTCGAAGGTCGCCGCCCTGTTGGCGTGACAGCGACCGCTCCGGGCGCGAGCGCGGGTGCGAAGGCGCGCGTGTGGTGACGCGCGGCGCGGTTGGCTGTGGGCGGCCGGTTGGCTGTGGGCAGTGGAGAACTCAATACATCCCAGTAAGGCCGATTTGAACCAATAGGGCTGGTTGGACCCGTGACGCGCGGGCACTCGGGCGTGGCCGCGGACACGGCCACGGGCAGCGGGCCCGCTCCCGCCGCGCGCCCCGGTCGAGCCACCCTGGAGGTCTCCATGGCCGTTCGCCATCGTCTGATCCACGTCAGCCCGAGTGCGGTATGGGCCGTCCTCGCCGACGGCAACCGGTACGCCGAGTGGGTCGTGGGAACCTCACGGTCGCGGCCGGTCAGCGGGCGATGGCCGCGAACGGGCGCGGTCATTCGCTACGAGGTCCGGCTCGGCCCCCTCCGACTCCTCAACGAGACCATTGTCCGCCGCTGCGAGGACGGCGTGTGCCTGGAGCTGGAGGCGTACGCCGGCGTGTTCGGCACGGCACGCATCGCCATCGAGCTGCGGCCGTGGGGCGAGCAGTGCCTGGTGCTCGTGGACGAGCACCCCCTCCAGGGAGCGGGCGGCCGGTTGCACAATATGGGCTTCGAGGCGCTGATCCAGCTGCGCCACCGCGCCATGCTCGGCCGCCTCGCCCGGCTGTGCGAGAGCGAGGTCCAGGACGCCCACCGCGGTCTGCGGAGGGCGCACGCCGTGTCCGCGGTGCCGGGCGAGGACGGAGTCGGCCATGCCTGACGCCGTGGTGATCGGCGCGGGCCCCAACGGCTTGGTGGCGGCCAACGTGCTGGCGGACGCAGGGTGGAGCGTCGAGGTGCTGGAGGAGCAGCCGGAGCCCGGCGGCGCGGTACGCCACGACCGGGGCGTCGACCCCGCCTTCGTCAACGATCTCTTCAGCTCCTTCTACCCGCTCGCCGCGGCCTCGCCGGTCCTGGCCGCCCTGCGTCTGGAGGACCACGGGCTGCGGTGGAGCCACGCGCCCAGCGTGCTGGCGCATCCCCTCACCGACGGCAGCTGCGCCGTCCTCGACCGCGACGTCGCCGTGACCGCCGCGTCCCTCGAGGCCTTCGCGCCGGGCGACGGGGCCGCCTGGCGGCAACTGCACGACGTGTGGCAGCGCGTGTACCCCGACCTCCTGGACTCGCTGTTCACACCCTTCCCGCCCGTTCGAGCGGCGGCCCGGCTGGCGCTCCGGCTGAGGGCCGCGGGCGGCCTGCGCATGGCGCGCTCCCTGGTACTGCCGGTGCGCCGCATGGGGGAGGAGGAGTTCCGTGGGCAGGGCGGGCGCCTGCTGCTGGCCGGCAGTGCCCTGCACGCCGACCTCGCCCCCGAGTCGGCGGGCAGCGGCGGCTTCGGCTGGCTGATGGCCATGCTCGGACAGACGTACGGCTTCCCCGTCCCCGTCGGCGGCTCCGGCGCCCTGACCCACGCGCTGACCCGACGCCTGAAGACACGGGGAGGACGGGTGCGCTGCGGACAGCGCGTGGAGCGGATCGTCGTCCGCGGCGGGCGGGCCGTCGGCGTCCGTACGGCCGCCGGTGACGCGGTGTCGGCACGCCGGGCGGTACTGGCGGACGTGTCGGTGCCCGCCCTGTACGGCGAACTCCTCGAACCCGAACACGTGCCCGCCCAGCTCCTCGCGGACCTGCGTCGTTTCCAGTGGGACTTCGCCACGTTCAAGGTGGACTGGGCGCTCGACGGCCCGGTGGCATGGCAGGTGGAGCAGGCGTCCCGGGCCGGCACCGTGCACCTCGCCGACGGCGTGGACGAACTCACCCGCTTCGCCGCGCAGATCGCCATGCGGCAGGTCCCGGACCGCCCCTTCCTGCTGTTCGGCCAGATGACCACCGCCGACGCCTCCCGCTCCCCGCTGGGCACCGAATCGGCCTGGGCCTACACCCATGTCCCCCGCGAGATCAGCGCCGACGCCGCCGACGAGGGCGTCACCGGGAGCTGGAACACCAAGGACCAGGAAGTCATGGCCGACCGTGTCGAACGCCAGGTCGAACGCTTCGCGCCCGGCTTCCGCTCCCTGATCCGCGCCCGCCGCATCCTGGCGCCCCCGACCCTGGAGGCCCTCGACAGCAACCTGAGCGGCGGAGCCATCAACGGGGGCACGACCGCCCTGCACCAGCAGCTCCTCTTCCGCCCCGTACCCGGCACCGGACGCCCGGAGACCCCGCTCCCAGGGCTCTATCTCGCCTCCGCC containing:
- a CDS encoding ArsR/SmtB family transcription factor, whose protein sequence is MADDLFKALADPTRRTILDELTERSGQTLFEICSRLSMRHQLGISRQGVSQHLAVLEAAGLVEVRREGRYKFHDLNTAPLRQITERWPVPDTPAPEESTP
- a CDS encoding FAD binding domain-containing protein, with product MLLRLPTSVSEAQECLAEGAVPIGGATLLWATWQRDGFPEVAMSLREVPEANVLERTTVGGAVVLHRIDDRVPDALRLAAAQVGTGAVRRSATVGGNLVGSTLRCLLPAAIVLDARATVLEADGIRETDLSEVVAKRPVLLGLRWREPVASAFFKLAAEAGGPPPLVVAAAVHTGDGGNRRLRVAVRDGYDVLSGSATCTPDTAQTLHALRGTELIDLSSAAWDVVRSKVAALLA
- a CDS encoding SRPBCC family protein — protein: MAVRHRLIHVSPSAVWAVLADGNRYAEWVVGTSRSRPVSGRWPRTGAVIRYEVRLGPLRLLNETIVRRCEDGVCLELEAYAGVFGTARIAIELRPWGEQCLVLVDEHPLQGAGGRLHNMGFEALIQLRHRAMLGRLARLCESEVQDAHRGLRRAHAVSAVPGEDGVGHA
- a CDS encoding phytoene desaturase family protein gives rise to the protein MPDAVVIGAGPNGLVAANVLADAGWSVEVLEEQPEPGGAVRHDRGVDPAFVNDLFSSFYPLAAASPVLAALRLEDHGLRWSHAPSVLAHPLTDGSCAVLDRDVAVTAASLEAFAPGDGAAWRQLHDVWQRVYPDLLDSLFTPFPPVRAAARLALRLRAAGGLRMARSLVLPVRRMGEEEFRGQGGRLLLAGSALHADLAPESAGSGGFGWLMAMLGQTYGFPVPVGGSGALTHALTRRLKTRGGRVRCGQRVERIVVRGGRAVGVRTAAGDAVSARRAVLADVSVPALYGELLEPEHVPAQLLADLRRFQWDFATFKVDWALDGPVAWQVEQASRAGTVHLADGVDELTRFAAQIAMRQVPDRPFLLFGQMTTADASRSPLGTESAWAYTHVPREISADAADEGVTGSWNTKDQEVMADRVERQVERFAPGFRSLIRARRILAPPTLEALDSNLSGGAINGGTTALHQQLLFRPVPGTGRPETPLPGLYLASAGAHPGGGVHGAPGANAARAALHRHRPPGLARAQRILTRRDRTGSRS